The window CATCAGCAGCCCGGCCAGCGAGCCGAAGCCGATCAGCCCGGCCGTGCCACGCATACCGAGGCCGAAAGGTATGAGGGCGCCGAGCAGCGCCACATGCCCGAGCGCGACCTTCACGGTGACGTGCAGGAGCAGGAAGCCGAGCGAGGCGGCGGCAGCGGCCCGGTGGATGCCCTGGCCGAGCAGGCGCTGTCGCGAGGACAGGAACAGCCGGTCGGTGGCGATCAGGCCCCAGGCCACTGCGGCGGTGAGCGAGACCAGTGACAGCACACCGGTGGTGAAATCGAGTGCGGCGCGCAAGTCGTCGCTCCCTGCGACGGCGAGCAGAGGGATGAGAACCAGCACGGCGACGGTGAGCCCGGCCTGTACCGAGCGGTTCGGTCCGGCGCTCAAGGTGGGGGATGAGCGGATCTTGCGATGAGGGTTCATTGGGGCAACTCCGAATTGTTCGGCAAAGCGGTCCCGTTGCGGCATGCTAAGTCGCTCCATACCGGCCAGTACGGGGTTTGAGCGGTTGCCCCAGTAGAGGGCGGTACGCGGAGTAACCCCCGCTTCCCGGACGTTCCGCCGCTGCCTCGCGAAGGCCCGGCAGGGTTCTTCCGGACGATCCGCTGCCGCTTCCTGGTGCTCCTCCCGGGCTTTCCCCAGGCCTTCCTCGGGCTTTCCCGGAGGCTTTCCGGGGCCCCCGCCGTCCGTCGTCGTCCACGGAGCGGTAGCGTCCGGATGCGCTCCGGGCCTGTGCGGTACCCTGACGCCATGCGTGCCGTACGCCTTCTGCTTAGCGAGCCGCGCTGATCAGTCCCGACCGGTGTGAATGCCTGGTTGGAATCGGCGCGGCGTCCCCTCCTGTGCGAGGGGCTTTTTCGTTTCCGTAAGCGCTGGCAGATGACGATCGATGGAGCTTTGAGGATCATGAGCGAGACGAATTCCGCAGCCGAGGCGGCTGCGCCGCACCGCTATACGGCGGCAATGGCTGCCGACATCGAGGCACGCTGGCAGGACTTCTGGGACGCCCACGGCACGTACGAGGCGCCGAACCCGACCGGCGATCTGGCGGACAATCCGGAACTGGCCGCCAAGCCGAAGAAGTTCATCATGGACATGTTCCCGTACCCCTCCGGTGCGGGCCTGCACGTCGGTCACCCGCTGGGCTACATCGCCACCGATGTCTTCGCCCGTCACCAGCGCATGACCGGGCACAACGTGCTGCACACCCTGGGTTTCGACGCCTTCGGCCTGCCGGCGGAGCAGTACGCCGTACAGACGGGTACGCACCCGCGCGCCTCCACCGAGGCCAACATGGAGAACATGAAGTCCCAGCTGCGCCGGCTGGGCCTGGGCCACGACAAGCGCCGCTCGTTCGCGACGATCGAGGCGGACTACTACAAGTGGACCCAGTGGATCTTCCTGCAGATCTTCAACTCCTGGTACGACACCGAGGCGGACCGCGCCCGGCCGATCGCCGACCTGGTCGCGCAGTTCGAGAGCGGTGAGCGCCCGACCCCGGACGGCCGTGACTGGAGCGCCCTGAGCGCCGTCGAGCACGCCGAGGTCCTGAGTCAGTACCGCCTGGCGTACGCCTCCGACGCGCCCGTCAACTGGTCGCCCGGGCTGGGCACCGTACTGGCCAACGAAGAGGTGACTGCCGACGGCCGTTCCGAGCGCGGCAACTTCCCCGTCTTCAAGGCCAAGCTGCGCCAGTGGAACATGCGCATCACCGCCTACGCCGACCGGCTGCTGAACGACCTGGACGGGCTGGACTGGCCCGAGGCGATCAAACTGCAGCAGCGCAACTGGATCGGGCGTTCCGAAGGCGCGCGTGTCGACTTCCCGGTCGACGGCGCAGGGGACATCACCGTCTTCACCACCCGCCAGGACACCCTGTTCGGCGCCACCTACATGGTGCTGGCGCCCGAGCACGACCTGGTGGAGCGGATCATTCCGGCCGCCTGGCCCGAGGGTACCCACCCGGTGTGGACCGGCGGACACGCGTCCCCGGCCGAGGCCGTCACCGCCTACCGCAAGCAGGCCGCCGCCAAGTCCGACGTGGAGCGGCAGGCCGAGGCCAAGGACAAGACCGGCGTCTTCACCGGCGCGTACGCGACCAACCCGGTCAGCGGCGAAAAGGTGCCCGTCTTCATCGCCGACTACGTCCTGATGGGCTACGGCACCGGCGCGATCATGGCCGTCCCGGCGCACGACGCGCGCGACTTCGCCTTCGCGCGCGCCTTCGAGCTGCCGATGCGCTGTGTCGTCGAGCCGTCGGACGACCGCGGCACGGACCCCTCCACCTGGGACGACGCATTCGCCTCGTACGAAGCGAAGCTGGTCAACTCCGCGAGCGACGAGATCTCACTGGACGGCCTGGGTGTCGTCGAGGCCAAGGCGAAGATCACCGCATGGCTGCAGACGAAGGGCCTGGGCGAGGGAACCGTCAACTTCCGGCTGCGCGACTGGCTGTTCAGCCGTCAGCGCTACTGGGGTGAGCCCTTCCCGATCGTGTACGACGAGGACGGCATCGCCCACTCGCTGCCCGAGTCGATGCTGCCGCTGGAGCTGCCGGAGGGCGACGACTACTCGCCGCGCACCTTCGATCCGGACGACGCCGACACCAAGCCCGAGACCCCGCTGTCGCGGAACGCCGACTGGGTCAACGTCACGCTGGACCTGGGCGACGGCCCGAAGAAGTACCGCCGCGAGACCAACACCATGCCCAACTGGGCAGGTTCCTGCTGGTACGAGCTGCGCTACCTGGACCCGAACAACGACGGGCAGCTGGTCGACCCGGCGATCGAGCAGTACTGGATGGGTCCGCGCGAGGGCCTGCCGACCGGTGGCGTAGACCTGTACGTGGGCGGCGCCGAGCACGCCGTACTGCACCTGCTGTACGCACGGTTCTGGTCCAAGGTGCTGCACGACCTGGGGTACATCTCCTCGGCTGAGCCGTTCCACAAGCTGTACAACCAGGGCATGATCCAGGCGTTCGTCTACCGGGACAGCCGCGGCATCGCGGTTCCGGCAGCCGAGGTCGAGGAGCGCGACGGCGCCTTCTACCACCAGGGCGAGAAGGTCAGCCGCGTCCTGGGCAAGATGGGCAAGTCCCTGAAGAACGCGGTCACGCCCGACGAGATCTGCGCCGAGTACGGGGCGGACACGCTGCGTCTGTACGAGATGGCCATGGGCCCCCTGGACGTGTCGCGGCCGTGGGACACCCGTGCCGTCGTGGGTCAGTACCGGCTGCTGCAGCGGCTGTGGCGCAACGTCGTCGACGAGGAGACCGGTGAGGTCACCGTCGTGGACACCGAGCCCGGCGAGGACACGCTGCGCGCGCTGCACAAGGCCATCGACGGCGTCGGCCAGGACATGGCCGGGATGCGCTTCAACACCGCCATCGCCAAGGTCACCGAGCTGAACAACCACCTGACCAAGGTGGGCGGCCCGCTGTCGCGGTCCGTCGCCGAGCGGCTGGTGCTGCTGGTCGCGCCGCTGGCGCCGCACATCGCCGAGGAGCTGTGGCGCCGGCTGGGCCACACCGATTCGGTCGTGCACCAGGACTTCCCGGTCGCCGACCCGGCCTACGTCGTGGACGAGACCGTGACCTGCGTGGTGCAGGTCAAGGGCAAGGTCAAGGCACGGCTGGAGATCTCCCCGTCGATCACGGACGAGGAGCTGGAGGCGCTGGCCCTGGCCGACCCGGCAGTGGTCGCGGCGCTGGACGGGGCCGGGATCCGCAAGGTGATCGTGCGGGCGCCGAAGCTGGTCAACATCGTCCCTGCGTGACGGTCTCCGGCTAGCCGCCGATCGGCTCACGACGGTGTGAGGGCTTTCCCTTACGGGCAGGTTAGGGGTTCCGAAGGAACCCTCGGCCTGCCCGTTCCGTTTACGGTGGAGGGGCCGGTAGTCGGCAGCCGAATCGACATCCAAGGGGCGTCATGGAAGCCGTGATCCTGATTTTGGGGCTGCTCTTCGTCGCGTTCATGGCCCTGGGCGTCTATGTGAGCGTCAAGGTCATCGGCGCGGCGAAGCGTGGCGTGGACCGCACGATCACGCAGGCGCGCCGCACGGTCGAGGAGACCACGCTGCGGGCGAAGAGCATCGGCCAGGTGGGAGTGGCCGGAGAGCTGGCCCAGCTACGGCTGTCGCTGCGGACGTCGATGCGGGCCACCCAGGAGGCCCTGCAGGCGGGCGTCGCCGAGGACGCCTCGCTGTCGGAGTCGCTGGGACTGTTCCAGCGACTCAGCGTGCACGGGCGGGAGCTCGACGACGAGCTGAAGAGGCTGGAGCGCGAGCCCGACCGGGCTACGGTCGCGTCGCTGCTGCCGGGCCTGAAGCAGCGCACGGAGCGGATCACGCACTCGGCGGAGTCGCTGCGGTGGGCCGCACGCGACCGGGCGCGGCAGTTCGCCGACGACGATCTGGCGGCCCTGAACACGCAGATCGATGTGGAGGCGGGGGCGCTGCGGCACTGGACGGTGGAGGAGCCTTCGGCCGGTGCCGGTGCCGGTGCCGGTGCCGGTGCCGGTGCCGGTGCCGCTGGGCGTGGGGGCGACCGGGCGCGGGGTGCGCAGGCCGGCGAGGAAGGCCCGGAGGCGCTCACGGCTCGGGACCCCAGGGCGCAGACCGGTTACCCCTGGCAGAAGGCCGTGCGGCCCGAGACGACCAACTGAGCGGGACGGGGGCCGAAGGCCCAGGCTCGAACCGATGTGATCGGTCGTGGCAGGATGCGGACCGAAGCGATCGGAAGTGATCA is drawn from Streptomyces sp. NBC_01717 and contains these coding sequences:
- the leuS gene encoding leucine--tRNA ligase, whose amino-acid sequence is MSETNSAAEAAAPHRYTAAMAADIEARWQDFWDAHGTYEAPNPTGDLADNPELAAKPKKFIMDMFPYPSGAGLHVGHPLGYIATDVFARHQRMTGHNVLHTLGFDAFGLPAEQYAVQTGTHPRASTEANMENMKSQLRRLGLGHDKRRSFATIEADYYKWTQWIFLQIFNSWYDTEADRARPIADLVAQFESGERPTPDGRDWSALSAVEHAEVLSQYRLAYASDAPVNWSPGLGTVLANEEVTADGRSERGNFPVFKAKLRQWNMRITAYADRLLNDLDGLDWPEAIKLQQRNWIGRSEGARVDFPVDGAGDITVFTTRQDTLFGATYMVLAPEHDLVERIIPAAWPEGTHPVWTGGHASPAEAVTAYRKQAAAKSDVERQAEAKDKTGVFTGAYATNPVSGEKVPVFIADYVLMGYGTGAIMAVPAHDARDFAFARAFELPMRCVVEPSDDRGTDPSTWDDAFASYEAKLVNSASDEISLDGLGVVEAKAKITAWLQTKGLGEGTVNFRLRDWLFSRQRYWGEPFPIVYDEDGIAHSLPESMLPLELPEGDDYSPRTFDPDDADTKPETPLSRNADWVNVTLDLGDGPKKYRRETNTMPNWAGSCWYELRYLDPNNDGQLVDPAIEQYWMGPREGLPTGGVDLYVGGAEHAVLHLLYARFWSKVLHDLGYISSAEPFHKLYNQGMIQAFVYRDSRGIAVPAAEVEERDGAFYHQGEKVSRVLGKMGKSLKNAVTPDEICAEYGADTLRLYEMAMGPLDVSRPWDTRAVVGQYRLLQRLWRNVVDEETGEVTVVDTEPGEDTLRALHKAIDGVGQDMAGMRFNTAIAKVTELNNHLTKVGGPLSRSVAERLVLLVAPLAPHIAEELWRRLGHTDSVVHQDFPVADPAYVVDETVTCVVQVKGKVKARLEISPSITDEELEALALADPAVVAALDGAGIRKVIVRAPKLVNIVPA